In Edaphobacter dinghuensis, one genomic interval encodes:
- a CDS encoding RrF2 family transcriptional regulator, whose translation MLRLTKKADYGLMALKYLAEQLSGSAHSAKDIAEAYHIPPQLLAKILQTLAKAGLLVSHAGTNGGYALARPAAEISAFEVIRAIDGPLFITSCITIHGACDLTSTCTIKEPLRKVNDSIKDLLSGIYIADLVEATDGEHPRASAPVGGGLVSIAI comes from the coding sequence ATGCTTCGTCTGACTAAAAAAGCGGATTACGGTCTGATGGCCCTGAAGTATCTGGCCGAGCAGCTAAGCGGCAGCGCGCACAGCGCCAAAGACATTGCGGAGGCGTATCACATTCCTCCCCAACTGCTGGCCAAGATTCTGCAGACGCTGGCCAAGGCCGGCCTGCTGGTCTCGCACGCGGGCACCAACGGCGGCTATGCTCTGGCGCGGCCTGCAGCCGAGATCTCGGCATTTGAGGTGATCCGGGCGATTGACGGGCCGCTTTTCATTACAAGTTGCATAACGATTCACGGTGCCTGCGACCTGACCAGCACCTGCACCATCAAAGAACCATTGCGCAAGGTGAACGACAGCATCAAGGACCTGTTGAGCGGCATTTATATCGCTGACCTGGTCGAAGCAACCGATGGGGAGCATCCCAGAGCAAGCGCTCCGGTAGGCGGCGGACTAGTCAGCATTGCGATCTAG